From Saprospiraceae bacterium, one genomic window encodes:
- a CDS encoding T9SS type A sorting domain-containing protein produces MKFGFLLSAILFLQLTDTVIFGQCSIPRADTCDQAEIICSLSEFNEFCCSSSNYLNTTGCIPLCPRPVGGGSSRNTSWWAFRSMGGEINVQVVVFKCQLTGQGLQMGLWADCDCREAVVCKSTCGGLNEFLLTAQLESCKVYYMFVNGCNGDVCDFCLLTSVENEATLPPLNLAPHLTKVCKGACEVKYEVQDTFLCGAHYVWTLDSVVLASNEKNIVLDFPDSGSFRLCVTAYLGNPLSGNICDQDGPICTTIRVVDQTTERRGHEGILCWDQIPFSWHDQVITKSGDYRQTLQDSLSCCDYDSVRLFTLLDRPSVYFVGCIGDTFTDTVTNQTYNTCQLNTLIDHPGKTMLYQCDSSYLLNAVFLNYHVIFREYCLGGKVVIEARTIDRTLTCGNQNLMQDLQYRWYLKNDPARRILGNEAIFEPGGNEEYCLNLTVVAHFGDQTRTCEFDFCEQWDESQLYPYEVCPLGDLILTDKLRGNYFLDSITPTNVFVHNWKVTGGNILTPMGGIDTTEIVVEWDPSASEHKVCYNYISNCGESKECCILVRLVSGTVEDVHGFDFWTVVPNPAYGEIRIIHPSQQANVIEVIDPFGKSAKKFKSIGNGSFDISNLQSGTYFLKIHSRSGTFVRRLMVIR; encoded by the coding sequence ATGAAATTTGGATTTTTGCTTTCTGCAATTTTATTCTTACAGCTAACTGACACAGTTATTTTCGGGCAATGCAGTATTCCCCGTGCAGACACCTGTGATCAAGCCGAAATTATTTGTTCTTTGTCAGAGTTCAATGAGTTTTGTTGCAGTTCATCCAATTATCTGAACACCACCGGTTGCATTCCTTTGTGTCCCAGACCCGTAGGAGGTGGATCAAGCCGAAATACTTCCTGGTGGGCATTTCGGTCGATGGGTGGAGAAATTAATGTTCAAGTCGTTGTATTCAAATGTCAATTGACTGGTCAGGGTTTGCAGATGGGTTTGTGGGCGGATTGCGATTGTCGAGAGGCAGTGGTTTGCAAAAGTACATGCGGGGGATTGAATGAGTTTTTATTGACAGCCCAATTGGAATCCTGTAAGGTATATTATATGTTTGTCAATGGTTGCAATGGGGATGTCTGTGATTTTTGTTTGCTAACCTCCGTTGAAAATGAAGCTACATTACCTCCGCTTAATCTGGCTCCACATCTGACGAAAGTATGCAAAGGCGCATGTGAAGTTAAATATGAAGTGCAAGATACTTTTCTTTGCGGAGCTCATTATGTCTGGACACTGGATTCTGTGGTATTGGCTTCCAACGAAAAAAATATAGTCCTTGATTTTCCGGATTCAGGAAGTTTTCGATTGTGTGTGACGGCTTATCTTGGTAATCCTCTTTCAGGAAATATATGCGATCAGGATGGTCCAATTTGTACAACCATTCGCGTGGTCGATCAAACGACAGAACGCAGAGGCCATGAAGGAATTTTATGCTGGGATCAGATTCCTTTTTCTTGGCATGATCAAGTCATTACCAAGTCCGGTGATTACAGACAGACCTTGCAGGATAGTTTGAGTTGCTGCGATTATGATTCAGTCAGATTATTTACCTTATTAGATAGGCCTTCCGTTTATTTTGTGGGATGCATTGGTGATACTTTTACTGATACGGTTACCAATCAAACTTATAATACCTGCCAGCTCAATACCCTAATCGACCATCCCGGTAAAACCATGCTATATCAATGCGACAGTTCCTATTTACTCAATGCGGTGTTTTTAAATTATCATGTAATCTTTCGCGAGTATTGTTTGGGTGGAAAAGTTGTCATTGAAGCCAGAACCATAGACCGAACCCTTACCTGTGGAAACCAAAATTTAATGCAAGATTTACAGTATCGCTGGTATCTAAAGAATGATCCTGCAAGGCGTATTCTTGGGAATGAAGCTATTTTTGAACCAGGCGGAAATGAAGAGTATTGTTTGAATTTAACCGTAGTAGCCCACTTTGGTGATCAAACCAGAACTTGTGAATTTGATTTTTGTGAGCAATGGGACGAAAGTCAGTTATATCCTTATGAAGTATGTCCTTTGGGTGATCTTATCCTGACCGACAAATTGCGGGGTAATTATTTTCTGGATTCAATAACACCCACAAATGTTTTTGTCCACAACTGGAAAGTGACCGGTGGCAATATTCTCACTCCAATGGGAGGAATTGATACGACAGAAATCGTAGTAGAATGGGATCCTTCCGCATCGGAACATAAAGTTTGTTATAATTATATTTCCAATTGCGGGGAAAGCAAGGAGTGTTGTATTCTGGTAAGACTTGTTTCTGGTACAGTGGAGGATGTTCATGGTTTCGATTTTTGGACTGTGGTCCCCAATCCAGCTTACGGAGAGATTCGCATTATTCATCCAAGCCAACAAGCAAATGTCATCGAGGTGATCGATCCATTTGGAAAGTCCGCGAAAAAATTTAAATCCATTGGAAATGGATCTTTTGATATTTCCAATTTGCAATCAGGAACGTATTTTTT